The Cydia amplana chromosome 10, ilCydAmpl1.1, whole genome shotgun sequence DNA window TCACGAAAGGTATTTCTGAGTGCATTTTTCTTATGATTTGTACGCGGACCGTGTCGCGGGCGGACATTAGTTTAAAACATAAACTATAGCCAGTTTCCTAACTTCCCCGTCAActcccacgtgtgtgacgtcaccataagcgttctggctcaaatttgagccattGGGAACTGACAGGTTAGGATTTCTTAAGTACCGATTAGATTATAAAACGATTTAAAATTGGTTAGCAATAGCAAGTAAATTTTTCCTATGTATGTTTTACGCTATGTACTTTTTTATGTGTCTGTATCTAACCTGTAGTTTACTAATCTTGATCATCCTGGTGTCGTACAGCCGCACGTACAGGTCGTTGGCCCCCACGGCCAGCTGGTAGGGCCGGCGTGGGTTgaccgacacgcacttggcctcCGCGTACCGGCCGAGGTGGTTGAGCAGGTTCACGAGCACGTTGGCGGACGTGCAGCGATGGGAGGTGCGGAGGTCGTGTTGTCTGTACAATAACCACCAGTTAGCCTACACGTTGATTacctaaaaaaaaccggccaagtgcgagtcggactcgcgcacggagggttccgcaccatcaacaaaaaacaagcaaaaaacggtcacccatccaagtactgaccccgcccgacgttgcttaacttcggtcaaaaatcacgtttgttgtatgggagccccacttaaatctttattttattctgtttttagtatttgttgttatagcggcaacagaaatacatcatctgtgaaaatttcaattgtctagctatcacggttcgtgagatacagcctggtgacagacggacggacggacggacggacggacggacggacagcggagtcttagtaatagggtcccgtttttaccctttgggtacggaaccctaaaaacaggccTCACAAAAGACTTATgtctgtatgtaactaactatgtaatggaatcttgcaagttaaatttgatccacttcccggcttccgattgagctaaaattttgcatacacatgtaagtcgtaagtcgggtgacaatgcaatattatggtaccatcgagctgatctgatgatggagacaggaggtggccataggaactctcgtgATGAAActacgcaacctaattgtgtcaggggtttttagaattgtctcgatgagtattagttgtctgtcgtaagaaaagtacagtcagcgataaaagcttgtaccaaaaatgaaattattgccaaaaacttattttatgattttcatTCACAAAAATTAAGGTGATTTCAAAAAGCAAATGCAACAgtagggttaatcaactttttcttgtcacacgttgctatggttacggtctcctgagtcactcttaaaattctatgGTAATTATAAGACCTTTGAATAATGGGACATCTAACTCAGCatattagtagaacatggtacggaagttctaacaatctatgctactattgtctcctcgctgatgggacagaataacaacaagaaatagttgattgacccagttACTAATAGATGATGTGCCTACAATATTTGAAGCCAGCGGTCACATCTCACATAGAGAGCACAGAGGCGCGCCGCCGCATATGACGCATATGCTACAATAGATGATGCATATTAtgctatcactacatagtataaaataaagtcgcttcccgctgtatgtacagacatacatagggacagtcctatgtatgcttagatctttaaaactacgaaacggattgtgatgcggttttttaatagatagagtgattcaagaggaaggtttatgtataatttgttaacccgtgcgaagcggggcgggtcgctagggTCATACAAAATAGAAACACTCATCAAAGAGAACATGAAACTTACAATATAAGTCCATCTTCACCCGCAGACCAGATCAGGTGCGGGTTATGCGGAGCGACGGCCAGCCTTTTGACCCTTCCGCAATGACAGGAGCATTCCAGTAGAGGCGCGCCGCCGCATATGCTGCGCGCGCGCACTGTGCCGTCAGCGGCGCAGGTCGCTATCAGGTCGGGAGATAGGAACTGCGGGCAAACACATACAGTGAgctgcagaagttgctaagcgggccaggtcaTCAAAATGattaacgcgactttattgttaagaaaataagagcgtgtTAAGGTAATttatatatgtcagtcagtcacaaaaatgccggtttttaaaggttaatttatccataacagtttgagctatgtttatgaaattttgtattttgtacaagctaagggacttcaatacatgtgccaaatttcatgtgtgtaggttaagtaggtttcaagttgtgaaggggtcaaaagtagctcgaaatggttcgtgtaatattacacacggttgctgcgtcgccagttcctttttctttgaacttggctggacacgctaccgcgtgtctagataatAATAACAAACTAGGCAATTTACataggcattttttttttcctgcTATACTATACCTAACTCAATTTACATTGTTGCATTAGATTAAGTAATATGTTTTGAATGAGTTATCTGCAAATAGTTATGCAAGTCGTTGTGACTTGATTTTATTACACAATGCTTGTGGCATTCTTATGACTGTGACACACTGTTTGCCTGAGTAATGATGTACACTGCTTATTTTTCTATGGCATTTTTTGAACagactaggtaggtattttatttcgaaAGCGAAACGTGGCTTTCGTTTCGCCGATGATATTTAGATTGGTCACTAACTCCTTGATCTCGGCATTTCTCCGGATCCTACAGGTCCCATCTCTTGAATAGGTCCCAGGATCTTGCAAAAAAGATCTGAAGGCTTATAATAAATATTGCATTTGTCTTTATTTCATGGACAGCTaaagaattatttttataacaattataaaatgAGTTACCAATGACATACTCTACAATTATTGTAGGTTTTATTTACTGATAGCTCTATTATTATCTTGGCAGGTCAAGGTCACAACACACAAACAAACATTGTGAAAGTATATAGTGAATGCTCGACATTGCTTTAAGTGCATGCtaattatatttttgagtatgttttttttcctgGCTTTTACTTCCTGCAATTTTGCACAGGGTGAATTTGCCAatgtctttttatttatttctttatatgtCGGTGTTGACTTTCACAGTTGAGGAGAATGTTCggtttatataatatatgagtATGTTTATTATAGGATGGATTCAGAGTACTACGGATGAGGTTACACATAGctagaaaacaaataaaataattttattaaaatatttattatgtttagtAGTTAGTATAGTAGACACCTTTGCCATGAGTGTAGAAGACATATATTGGTTTAATCTCAGCCTTAGTTTTTAATGGTACAAAAGCAAGATGATTGGAATGTAAATCAGCAAATTGAATTATCATTTTAATACAGGGTGCAGTATTCAAACAATGCGAGTCAGGTGTTTCGAGCTCTGCTCTTCAGATTTTCTTCAGAATTTGGTTTGTTATTGGTATTTTTATTTCTGATCAGAGTAAAAATATGCCAGTTGAGTAATGGTAAATTTAGCAGCCAAATTAACCATGGGGGCAGTACTAAAAACAATATTCAACATTCAATGGTACTTTTTGTTTTACTCAATTGATGAAGCATGGACACCCTGCCTGCATGTTTGTTTCTATCACACATTATACTGAACACAAGActtatagttatattttatttaatagcatGATTACTGAGAACAAAATTAACATATATTGAATGATCACACTATCATAATTGGAATTAAATTATACCAAGTCAAGCAAAACAACTAGGCATGGCCGTACGTAAAATTATACCTCCCCTCCTAAAGAATAGCAAAGCCTAGCAAATATTCACTAAGACAGTCATTCTATGGTTGACATTTTCATAACAAAATTATGCTTATACTGCCAAAGGACTATTAGATTCTTACCTTTACTGAGAATATGTTGCCAGTGTGTCCTGTGGCTATGTTGTGCAGCTGCTTGTACCGGTACGGGTCCCACAGAATGACGTGCAGGTCATCAGATGCCGATGCCAAAACACTACGATCAAAGTGACGTAGGTCATTgatttgtcataaataaaggtagcaacCGCTAAATATGGAGTTGAGGTACACTTACGATCCATCATGGTTCCATTCCAAGCAGTTCACGCAGCCCATATGCCCGTTTAACTCTGTTTCCAGCCCTAAGCGGTCTATCATACTACGGGTCACCGTCAGACGGTTCTGGAACTGCCGGTCCACGTAACCGCGCTCCCGGGCCGCCAGCAGCCCCACCGTACCCTTAGCCCAAGCGGGCTCCTCTCGTCTACCCATGGCTCGCAAATTTGCACTCAATATGTCTGATAAATCATCACAATCAGACGTAAACTATAAACTAACTGCGGCTCGATCTATTTATAGTGCACTCTGTTTCACCCCTCATTTCCTAGATTCTCACTAGAAACGTAGGACAACAAAGCTCTAGttagaactctattttcaaataACAAACAAATTGATGAACAAAAAGCTTTTTTGTGATGGAGAGTTAAATTCTATAGAAAATAAAAGCAGAGCTGTCAAACAGCTGTCGTCCATTGAAGAAAAACCAAATTGTTTATGGCATAAAAGTGGAGTTTACACGACAGTACAAACAATGGAACCCTTTTCAACATCActatacggaacccttttgtGGCTCAAAATACAAGTATCCATGGCGTAAAATCTGTTAGAAGaaatatatttgtaaaaaaaatataatgtcatTGTCAATGTCAGTTTGTCagtcaataataaataaagtgtaatgACGAAATTGTTTCCTTTTGTGCTATGCTATAAATTAAGGTTTTCCTTCTGTAGTCAGTTAAATCTCCTGTAAAGAGGCATTTCCTTAATCGAATAAAAGCTATTTATTACTGGCAAGTAAGTTTCTACTTACTCTAAATACAATATTCATTCACAACAAAACGTAACCTTATTACTTATTTTTcagcaaaataatcaaaaatggGTGAACGCAAAGGCCAGAACCATTACTATCCCCCCGACTACGACCCAAAGGTCGGGGGGTTGAACAAGTTCCTGGGCACCCATGCTTTGAGAGAGCGGGCAAGGAAACTCCACATGGGTATCCTTATAATCCGTTTTGAAATGCCGTATAACATCTGGTGTGACGGCTGCAACAACCACATCGGCATGGGCGTGCGGTACAACGCAGAAAAGACCAAGATCGGAATGTATTACACCACTCCGGTGTATCAGTTTAAAATGAAATGCCATCTGTGTGACAACCATTTTGAAATCAAAACAGACCCTGGGGTATGTATTATCAGTTGGAATATTTCTAATGTAACACAACACCCAGAAAAATCTTAGAACAAAGTATAAATTGTTACTTATTAACTTAATTTTGTTGAATATATACTTTAGTATAAGTGGAACACAACTTCAAGTCTtgtcttattattttataaaaagtagGTTTTAATAGTGGTATAAATTTTCATAAATCTTATTTTTTGTTTGACAACAAAGAACATTATTTAATAAGCTCACCTCCTTTGTTATCTCATTACCTATCTATTTTCTTCCAGAACTTGGACTATGTGATAGTATCAGGAGCAAGACGGCAGGAGAACAGATGGGACCCCACAGAGAATGGTCAGATTGTCCCGGAGACAAAGGAAACACAGAAGAAGCTGTTTGATGATGCTATGTTCCGCTTGGAACACAAAACAGGTATCAACTACTTCCTGTTTCATGTCATTAAGCAACTTTTTATGGGGAAGATTTTAGAAATTAAAAGATACAACGCCATTGAGATCAGAAGCAAAACTCATTTATTTCCAAACTACCTTCAGCTGTCATTACAATTCAATCCTGCAAGTACCCATCTAAATACATAACAGAAATGATTGTACTTCAGTCAAATTTAATCAATGATTTTATTCATAAGTTTAATACAGTAGTACCTACAATATGTAGCTTTGTTGATTGTGATAAATAAAAAGCCTGCAAAGCTCAAGGACCTGGGTTCATACCCAATTTGGGCATTTCTTTGAGTGAATTACTTAtcttgggtcactctttaaaccaTGGTAGAAAAAGCCCcttttttttcatataaatgTAGAAAAAAAAGCTGTGTCCATAGAGTTCCATTTtagtaatctatctatctatctaatacctttaaacgagcaattcttgtttatttatttatttatttatatatatatttcggggatctcggaaacggctctaacgatttcgatgaaatttactatatgggggttttcgggtgcgaaaaatcgatctagctaggtcttatctctgggaaaacgcgcatttttgagtttttatatgttttccgagcaaagctcggtctcccagatattttgttttaaatagtatcatgttattttaaatgaataatatattAATGTGAAATTGACAGGTGATGAAGATGCAGCTAAGCAGGACAAGCCGCGGCTGGGCCGGCTGGTCGGCAGGAACGAGTCCGTGTGGAAGGATGACTACGAAGCCAACTGCTCACTCAGGAGGAATTTCAGAGTAAGTCATACCTGTTTTACTATCCTGTGGTGGGTACTACCATATCTGCATagctaattacatttttttttataccacatatgatggtaagcagtcaccgtagcctatggacgcctgcaactccagaggtgttacatgagCATAGAAACCCAAATATTGTTGTCAGAGTACTAAAATAATGGAAAAAATTGTTAAACTTTTCTTGTAGGTACATCATATTGAAAAGATAAAAAAGTTGGTCCTATATAATATGAATTTCTTTAATCACATCACACGGCATCTAGACGTATGatttattgtaattgtaattgtattgtaattagcctttattattgaagctggtacataacatatattaatttgatttatcaactttagcttcaactcgtcctttgacgtaggcctcctccatagctttccatttgtttctttcttttgctgtttgcatccatttacctcctattcttgttaaatcattcgaccatctaaacttttgtgggccactctttcttttattatatctagGGCACCACTCTACAAGGTCTCTTGTCCACTTATCCAAGGTTTCTCTCATCATATGGCCTGTCCTGATGATTTATTAGTCAGTTTTATTGCCTGTAGACTCAAATTATGTATACTTACTCCTTTAACAACTTTATAcaattgattttatatttatagaaaCGTCGAAAAGAACTCGAAGAATCGGCAGTGAACGACAGTCTGCTGCTCGCCAGGTCATCTCTAGACATCAACCTCCTGCCAGAATCAGAAGAAGAccgtcacatggcgaccctgctcACACTCCAACCCTCTAAAACTATAGAAGAGAAACAAACTTCGACTAGAACTAAAATACTCAACAGTCCCGCTTTACCAAGCTCTAGTGGGTTAATAACTAGTTTTGGAGGGCTGAAGAAAGAGGAATCTTTGAGTAAGAACGCAAGTTTGACTAGAAATGCGCTGGGGATTTTGATTAAAAAGAAAAAGGTTGATAATAGTGTGAACACGGATACAAAAGGTGAAAATAGTGATGTGAATATGGagaataaagatgaaaatagtGAGGTTAAAACCACTAAAGAACAGGACGATAATAACGTGATATCAAAAGATAATAATATTGAAAATGATGTATTTACTAAAGACGAGACTGTTAAAGAAAAAGTAGGTGATAAACTTGATTTTCTAAAAGGAGAAATTGATGCCAATAATCAGATTATAAGTAAGGATGTTGAAGAGCTAAATAATGTAAATTGTGAAATATTTAAAGATAGGAAAGAAAGTGAAGTTAAAGTCGGAAATGAAGATAGTAAAACTAGTTTAGAAAACGTAAAAGATGTGAAAGTATCTTTGGTGGGTGATTATAGTTCAAGCGGTGACGGTGACTCAGATTGAAACAAACTTTCGCCAAAATATTTCGTGTATCTGACACATAGTTATATTTGTAATTCTTTAATATCACAAAaagcgtaatttttttttgtgcctTAGAAGGCACATATttcatatgatttttttttaatatgctaCTATGAGATcataattaataatgtaaaattaagaATAAAGTATGCATTTAGTTACATATTGGTAACTGCCACCTACCATGTATAAGTTTgtatatacaaaatattaagaaaaataaaacaagttgTATTTTATGACATCTTTATTTAATGACCttttataaaacatttattcCACCGGTCCATAGTTTAAAATTAGAAACAATTCAACAAGAATATGAACATATACTAAAACAGAAACCAAGTATAGTCAGTccatgaaaagtctgcagcggattaggattgatagcccacgcagtgcacgtgttattttaaacgtcaaacttctatgaaattatgacgcataaatgacacttgcactgcgtaggctatcaaatccgctgcagacttttcttggtccgactctagtagTACAATGCATAACACAGCTAACTTCGTTACAGTACCCCTTCACATGATGTAAAGTAACTCACTCAATGTGTATAAGTAGTAAACAgacattaggtacagtcagcatcagaagTTACtaggcgggcgaggtgttcaaaattaccttga harbors:
- the LOC134651520 gene encoding coiled-coil domain-containing protein 130 homolog, giving the protein MGERKGQNHYYPPDYDPKVGGLNKFLGTHALRERARKLHMGILIIRFEMPYNIWCDGCNNHIGMGVRYNAEKTKIGMYYTTPVYQFKMKCHLCDNHFEIKTDPGNLDYVIVSGARRQENRWDPTENGQIVPETKETQKKLFDDAMFRLEHKTGDEDAAKQDKPRLGRLVGRNESVWKDDYEANCSLRRNFRKRRKELEESAVNDSLLLARSSLDINLLPESEEDRHMATLLTLQPSKTIEEKQTSTRTKILNSPALPSSSGLITSFGGLKKEESLSKNASLTRNALGILIKKKKVDNSVNTDTKGENSDVNMENKDENSEVKTTKEQDDNNVISKDNNIENDVFTKDETVKEKVGDKLDFLKGEIDANNQIISKDVEELNNVNCEIFKDRKESEVKVGNEDSKTSLENVKDVKVSLVGDYSSSGDGDSD